A genomic segment from Pseudalkalibacillus berkeleyi encodes:
- a CDS encoding ABC transporter ATP-binding protein, with product MLKLEKLRLKFPGDQELLFKDLSLQINEGEKVLLLGPSGCGKSTFLQVLSGIIPNSVEVPMKAESIKLPESWGYVFQDPDSQFCMPYADEEIAFVLENLQIPREEMRPQIRQLLTSVGLEFDDIHQNIHTLSGGMKQRLAIASVLALEPDVLFLDEPTALLDQEGTASIWNTVKKVSADKTLIVVEHKLEHVIDLIDRIILFDEKGEMIADGPKEQVLTLHKETMRTQGIWYPGVWNDYHSPEKVNPQDEEILHLEQFKGYRQKETKIEVENTIVKRGEWIAITGENGAGKSTLLYALMKFIKTSGTYELFSKKVKKLPEALTFVFQNPEFQFVTNSVYDEVAYSLRLQNRPEQELETRVEALLARFHLSSLDKHHPYQLSIGQKRRLSVAASIIRDQQVLLLDEPTFGQDSKNTFALLEMLHGLQQDGATILMVTHDNNIVDHFATRVWTIENGKLVDDQVVRSNEQEEVLECLL from the coding sequence ATGCTTAAGTTAGAGAAATTGCGCCTTAAGTTTCCAGGTGATCAGGAGCTACTTTTCAAAGACCTCTCGCTTCAAATAAATGAGGGGGAAAAGGTATTGTTGCTCGGTCCCTCTGGGTGTGGAAAATCGACATTCCTTCAAGTTCTCTCAGGGATTATTCCAAATTCCGTAGAGGTACCGATGAAAGCTGAATCTATCAAACTACCGGAGTCTTGGGGATATGTTTTCCAAGACCCAGATTCACAATTTTGTATGCCGTATGCTGATGAGGAAATAGCCTTTGTACTTGAAAACCTGCAAATACCTCGTGAGGAAATGCGTCCCCAAATTAGACAGCTTTTAACGAGTGTAGGGCTTGAGTTTGATGACATCCATCAAAACATCCACACATTGTCTGGTGGGATGAAGCAACGTCTCGCAATCGCGTCAGTGTTAGCACTGGAGCCAGACGTCTTGTTTCTCGATGAGCCGACAGCGTTACTCGACCAAGAAGGAACGGCAAGCATCTGGAATACGGTAAAAAAGGTCAGCGCAGACAAGACGCTTATCGTCGTTGAGCACAAGCTGGAGCATGTGATTGACCTCATCGACAGAATCATTCTCTTTGACGAAAAAGGAGAGATGATTGCGGATGGTCCGAAAGAACAAGTTCTCACTCTTCACAAGGAAACGATGAGAACGCAAGGGATTTGGTACCCAGGTGTTTGGAACGACTATCATTCACCTGAAAAAGTAAACCCTCAAGATGAAGAGATTCTTCATCTTGAGCAATTCAAAGGGTACCGGCAAAAAGAAACGAAAATCGAGGTTGAGAACACTATCGTAAAAAGAGGCGAATGGATTGCGATTACGGGTGAAAATGGAGCAGGGAAATCAACCCTTCTTTACGCACTCATGAAGTTCATTAAGACTTCAGGAACTTACGAGCTCTTCAGTAAAAAAGTGAAGAAACTTCCTGAAGCGTTGACGTTCGTCTTTCAAAATCCAGAATTTCAATTCGTGACGAATTCCGTGTATGACGAAGTGGCTTATAGTTTGCGGCTGCAAAATCGTCCTGAACAGGAACTGGAAACGAGAGTGGAGGCGTTGCTCGCGCGTTTTCATCTTTCATCGCTCGACAAGCACCACCCATATCAGCTTTCTATAGGTCAAAAACGACGGTTATCCGTCGCAGCATCCATCATACGCGATCAGCAAGTCCTCTTGTTAGATGAGCCGACCTTCGGACAGGACTCTAAGAACACGTTCGCTTTACTAGAAATGTTACATGGCCTTCAGCAAGACGGAGCAACGATTCTGATGGTGACGCATGACAACAACATTGTCGATCACTTTGCAACACGCGTTTGGACTATTGAAAATGGAAAGTTAGTAGATGATCAAGTGGTCAGGTCAAATGAACAAGAGGAAGTATTGGAGTGTTTACTATGA
- a CDS encoding energy-coupling factor transporter transmembrane component T family protein, whose translation MNLDFQYAETWLHKINPTLKLFLMIGMFIFVLFIHQLNWLVYLTVGSFILFWFFSGHPKKRLAFILIPFFVVFISTASSMIFFGKGETTWLKWALIHITEESFYRGIHLGFRALIFATLGLTFTLTTRPVNLFYSLMQQAKLNPKYAYSFMAGMRLIPIMIEEFFTIRNAMKVRGVQQQRGFRSLFFKLKSYSIPLLSQSIRRAHRIAVAMEAKRFTGEGKRTYYYRIGFSTNDGVFVFLLVAMILLSYYTAEVWPMFPVEDVRYES comes from the coding sequence ATGAATCTAGATTTTCAATACGCGGAAACCTGGCTTCATAAAATTAATCCGACGCTTAAACTCTTCCTCATGATTGGTATGTTTATTTTCGTTCTGTTCATTCATCAGTTGAACTGGTTGGTCTATTTGACGGTTGGTTCGTTCATATTATTTTGGTTCTTTTCCGGTCATCCGAAGAAAAGGCTCGCATTTATTCTTATTCCTTTTTTCGTTGTTTTTATATCAACGGCGTCATCCATGATCTTTTTCGGAAAAGGGGAGACGACTTGGTTGAAATGGGCGCTCATTCACATAACGGAGGAGAGTTTTTATCGAGGCATTCATCTCGGGTTTAGAGCACTTATTTTCGCGACACTCGGTTTGACGTTCACACTGACAACAAGACCTGTCAATCTCTTCTACTCGTTAATGCAACAAGCGAAGTTGAACCCTAAATATGCTTATAGCTTTATGGCCGGAATGCGGTTAATTCCGATAATGATTGAGGAGTTCTTCACAATCCGGAATGCGATGAAGGTAAGAGGGGTCCAGCAACAGCGTGGTTTTCGGTCGTTATTCTTTAAACTGAAATCGTATTCAATTCCTTTATTGTCTCAGAGTATTCGTAGAGCACATCGCATTGCCGTAGCGATGGAGGCGAAAAGGTTCACAGGTGAAGGAAAGCGGACCTATTATTATCGAATCGGTTTTTCGACGAACGATGGCGTCTTCGTATTCCTATTAGTTGCAATGATCCTCTTATCCTATTACACAGCGGAAGTGTGGCCGATGTTTCCGGTCGAGGATGTTCGCTACGAAAGTTGA
- the tenI gene encoding thiazole tautomerase TenI: MKPTIHVISTGKQTKEEFSEITRIIHEYVDFIHIREKSRTALEVAEIVETLIGKGVPLRKIIINDRVDVAEVTDVYGVQLAYHSLSVHHVKKNFPNLRIGKSVHSVDEAIIAEKQGADYLLFGHLFHTASKPDLFPRGVSQLKQLTEQVNIPVIGIGGITPHHSPHVFRAGASGIAVMSGILQADDPLADVKEYRNRIEEVQYGAEL; encoded by the coding sequence TTGAAACCGACCATCCATGTCATATCTACAGGTAAACAAACAAAAGAAGAATTTTCAGAGATAACGCGCATCATTCATGAATACGTCGACTTCATTCATATTCGTGAAAAATCGAGAACGGCTTTAGAGGTAGCTGAAATCGTTGAAACGTTAATTGGCAAAGGGGTGCCACTTAGAAAAATCATTATTAACGACCGCGTTGATGTGGCTGAAGTGACAGATGTTTATGGCGTTCAGCTCGCGTACCACAGTTTAAGCGTCCATCATGTTAAAAAGAACTTCCCTAATTTAAGAATCGGGAAATCCGTTCATTCCGTAGACGAGGCAATCATTGCTGAAAAACAAGGAGCAGATTATCTCTTGTTCGGACATCTATTTCATACAGCATCCAAACCAGACCTTTTTCCGAGGGGCGTTTCGCAGCTCAAACAGCTAACGGAACAAGTGAACATTCCTGTCATTGGCATTGGTGGAATAACGCCTCATCATTCTCCACACGTCTTTCGAGCAGGTGCTAGCGGCATAGCAGTCATGTCAGGAATTTTACAAGCCGACGATCCTTTGGCTGATGTAAAAGAATATCGAAATCGTATTGAGGAGGTGCAGTATGGAGCAGAGCTTTGA
- the thiO gene encoding glycine oxidase ThiO, with amino-acid sequence MEQSFDAIIVGAGVIGSSIAYNLSKRGNKVLVLEKGQVAGKASSAAAGMLGAQTELEDNSPLFRLAKASRLMFPDLAEDLKQLSGIDIELQQNGIYKVATAEREVSKLQRLIRIQNELGEEAYWVTPTELRDQEPALSLLTFGAMYMPNDGQVSAPALTTALATSAVALGAEILEHTGVEQLLEKDGRVVGVKTAVRQFYADNVIVAGGAWSEALLKEAAVTLETYPVKGECMSVKTTTRVVNGTIFSDGCYIVPKADNRLIIGATEKADTFDETVTLEGIAKLMECAMHIIPELKRAEWDSAWAGIRPQTMDGVPYLGEHQGKKGLYIATGHYRNGILLAPITGKVIADLIDGVEMDSEWKSAFQINRKTGVDLS; translated from the coding sequence ATGGAGCAGAGCTTTGATGCAATTATAGTTGGCGCAGGCGTGATTGGAAGTTCGATCGCATACAACCTATCCAAACGAGGAAACAAAGTACTTGTGTTAGAAAAGGGGCAGGTCGCTGGAAAAGCATCTAGTGCAGCGGCGGGCATGCTCGGCGCGCAAACGGAGCTTGAGGACAATAGCCCGTTATTTCGACTAGCCAAAGCAAGCCGATTGATGTTCCCCGATCTGGCTGAAGATTTGAAGCAATTAAGTGGCATAGATATTGAGCTTCAGCAAAACGGTATTTATAAGGTGGCTACGGCAGAGCGAGAAGTGTCAAAGCTTCAACGATTGATTCGGATTCAAAATGAATTAGGAGAAGAGGCATACTGGGTGACGCCTACTGAACTTCGCGATCAAGAACCAGCACTCTCCCTCCTAACATTCGGTGCGATGTATATGCCGAATGACGGTCAAGTTTCAGCACCAGCACTCACGACAGCGCTTGCTACATCTGCAGTCGCTCTTGGCGCGGAAATCCTTGAGCATACGGGTGTCGAACAACTGCTTGAAAAAGACGGCAGAGTCGTCGGTGTCAAAACAGCTGTTAGACAATTTTACGCAGATAACGTGATTGTCGCTGGTGGTGCTTGGAGTGAAGCTCTTTTGAAAGAAGCGGCAGTAACGCTTGAAACGTACCCTGTAAAAGGCGAGTGTATGTCAGTAAAAACGACCACGCGGGTTGTAAATGGAACTATTTTTTCAGACGGCTGTTATATCGTTCCGAAGGCTGATAACAGACTGATTATTGGTGCTACTGAAAAGGCGGACACGTTTGATGAAACGGTGACACTTGAAGGGATAGCGAAATTGATGGAATGTGCAATGCATATTATTCCTGAACTGAAGAGGGCTGAGTGGGATAGTGCGTGGGCTGGTATTCGTCCACAAACGATGGATGGTGTCCCTTACCTCGGAGAGCATCAGGGTAAGAAAGGGCTCTACATTGCAACAGGACATTACCGCAATGGGATTCTGCTCGCGCCTATTACAGGTAAGGTCATTGCAGATTTAATAGATGGAGTAGAAATGGATTCTGAGTGGAAATCAGCATTCCAAATCAATCGAAAAACGGGAGTTGATCTTTCATGA
- the thiS gene encoding sulfur carrier protein ThiS, with amino-acid sequence MKLRINGEQVSVPETVRCVTDLIEHFQLGERVVMIEHNEEILEKGAHPETKVKDGDTIEIVQFVGGG; translated from the coding sequence ATGAAATTACGTATAAATGGTGAGCAAGTATCGGTACCGGAAACGGTTCGATGTGTGACAGACTTAATTGAACATTTTCAATTAGGCGAGCGTGTCGTCATGATTGAGCATAACGAAGAGATTCTTGAAAAAGGTGCCCATCCTGAAACGAAAGTGAAGGATGGAGATACGATTGAAATCGTACAATTTGTAGGAGGCGGATGA
- a CDS encoding thiazole synthase, with the protein MLKIGNFTFESRLLLGTGKYPNFDVQKEAVEVSGAEILTFTVRRMNIFEPSQPNFLEKLNLEKYSLLPNTAGAKTAKEAVRHAKLAKASGLCDMVKVEVIGCDKTLLPDPVETLKATEELLKEGFTVLPYTSDDVVLARKLEELGAHAIMPGASPIGSGQGIINPLNLSFIIEQSHVPVIVDAGIGSPADAALAMELGADGVLLNTAVSAAENPVKMAEAMKLGIEAGRLGFEAGRIPKKRFATASSPMEGMSIG; encoded by the coding sequence ATGTTGAAAATCGGTAACTTTACATTTGAGTCGAGATTACTATTAGGAACCGGAAAGTACCCAAACTTTGATGTGCAAAAGGAAGCAGTAGAAGTGTCAGGAGCAGAAATACTGACGTTCACAGTAAGACGTATGAACATCTTCGAACCGAGCCAACCGAACTTTCTAGAAAAACTAAATCTAGAGAAGTATTCACTGCTCCCAAATACGGCTGGAGCGAAAACGGCGAAGGAAGCGGTTCGTCATGCTAAGCTCGCTAAAGCATCGGGTCTTTGTGATATGGTAAAGGTAGAAGTAATTGGCTGTGACAAAACGTTGTTACCGGATCCAGTTGAAACGTTAAAAGCGACTGAAGAGCTCTTAAAGGAAGGCTTTACAGTACTTCCGTATACATCAGATGATGTCGTTCTTGCCAGAAAATTAGAAGAATTAGGGGCACATGCGATCATGCCTGGCGCTTCACCAATCGGTTCTGGTCAAGGCATCATCAATCCGCTTAACTTGAGCTTTATTATCGAGCAATCTCATGTACCGGTCATTGTAGATGCGGGAATTGGTTCTCCAGCCGATGCTGCACTTGCGATGGAATTAGGTGCGGACGGGGTTTTACTCAATACTGCCGTCTCGGCTGCTGAAAATCCAGTGAAAATGGCTGAAGCGATGAAGCTCGGAATTGAAGCTGGAAGACTTGGCTTTGAAGCGGGGAGGATTCCGAAGAAACGTTTTGCAACAGCAAGCAGTCCAATGGAGGGAATGAGCATAGGTTGA
- a CDS encoding thiazole biosynthesis adenylyltransferase ThiF, protein MNDRYSRQTLFAPIGIDGQQKIREKHVLLIGAGALGTGNAEVLVRAGIGKLTVIDRDYVESSNLQRQQLYTEKDANNRIPKAMAAKNRLEDINSDVEIEALILDATPQELERIIEGVDLILDATDNFDTRMMINDISQKHEIPWIYGACVSSYGISFTIFPGETPCLNCLLESVPIGGLTCDTAGIISPTVQMVVAYQAAEALKILVEDWSALRKKLVSFDLWSNQHTAINVTKAKKESCLSCGENPTYPNLSFENQMKTAVLCGRDTVQIRPPERRDWNLEEVADRLSTQGGEVERNPFLLSFTIGEKRMVLFRDGRALIHGTKDISEAKTMYHRYLG, encoded by the coding sequence TTGAACGACCGTTATTCAAGACAAACGTTATTTGCACCTATTGGTATAGATGGACAACAGAAAATTAGGGAGAAGCACGTACTTCTAATAGGAGCTGGGGCGCTTGGAACTGGCAATGCAGAAGTGCTCGTTCGCGCTGGAATTGGTAAACTGACAGTGATTGACCGAGACTATGTCGAGTCGAGTAATTTACAGCGCCAACAACTTTATACTGAAAAAGATGCAAACAATCGAATTCCGAAAGCTATGGCTGCGAAAAATCGATTGGAAGACATCAATTCAGATGTAGAAATTGAAGCACTCATTCTTGATGCAACACCTCAAGAATTAGAGCGAATAATTGAAGGTGTCGACCTCATTCTTGATGCAACAGATAACTTCGACACAAGGATGATGATCAACGATATTTCTCAAAAGCATGAGATTCCCTGGATCTACGGGGCTTGTGTCAGCAGTTATGGCATTAGTTTTACGATTTTTCCAGGGGAGACACCTTGTCTGAATTGCTTACTTGAAAGTGTTCCGATCGGTGGTTTGACGTGTGACACGGCTGGCATCATTAGTCCGACTGTTCAGATGGTCGTTGCGTACCAAGCAGCAGAGGCGTTGAAAATTTTAGTGGAGGATTGGTCGGCACTAAGAAAGAAGTTAGTATCATTCGACCTTTGGAGCAATCAGCACACTGCAATTAATGTCACGAAGGCGAAGAAGGAATCGTGTTTGTCATGTGGTGAAAATCCGACGTATCCCAATTTGTCCTTTGAAAATCAGATGAAAACGGCAGTCTTATGTGGAAGAGACACGGTGCAAATTAGACCACCAGAACGACGAGACTGGAACCTTGAGGAAGTAGCGGATCGGTTATCTACGCAAGGCGGAGAGGTTGAACGTAATCCGTTTCTTCTCTCCTTTACGATTGGCGAAAAGAGGATGGTCTTGTTCAGAGATGGTCGAGCTTTGATTCATGGTACGAAAGACATTTCGGAAGCAAAAACGATGTACCATCGATATCTAGGATAA
- the thiD gene encoding bifunctional hydroxymethylpyrimidine kinase/phosphomethylpyrimidine kinase, whose protein sequence is MIYKSLTIAGSDSGGGAGIQADLKTFQELEVYGMSVITAVTAQNTLGVQAVYPMTVEAVEEQLHSIAADLQPDSVKTGMLYSAEIIEKVAEFVEKNAWIKLIVDPVMIAKGGASLLQDDAIHAVKTKLMPLAYVITPNIPEAEVLTDMKIETTDDRMLAAKKLYAMGAANVVIKGGHSNDQDVVLDLLYDGEQFFEYKSPRKRTNNTHGTGCTFAAVLTAEIAKGRTLDDAVRMAKKFITAAIDEHLEIGSGHGPTNHWAFRMAGLSIR, encoded by the coding sequence ATGATCTACAAATCTTTAACGATTGCTGGTTCGGATAGTGGTGGCGGTGCTGGTATTCAGGCCGATTTAAAGACGTTTCAAGAGCTCGAAGTGTACGGGATGTCGGTTATTACCGCTGTTACCGCTCAAAATACCCTCGGTGTACAGGCTGTTTATCCGATGACTGTTGAAGCGGTAGAGGAACAATTGCATTCGATCGCGGCGGATCTCCAACCCGATTCGGTGAAAACAGGCATGTTATACAGTGCTGAAATTATTGAAAAAGTCGCCGAATTCGTTGAGAAGAATGCTTGGATTAAATTGATTGTTGATCCCGTAATGATTGCAAAAGGTGGAGCTTCACTTTTACAAGATGACGCCATTCATGCGGTAAAAACGAAATTGATGCCACTTGCTTATGTGATTACACCCAATATTCCAGAAGCAGAAGTACTTACTGACATGAAAATTGAAACGACAGATGATCGTATGCTCGCTGCCAAAAAGCTATATGCGATGGGGGCTGCGAACGTTGTCATTAAAGGTGGCCATTCAAACGATCAAGATGTCGTCTTAGACCTTCTATATGATGGCGAGCAATTTTTCGAATATAAAAGCCCTAGAAAAAGAACGAACAATACGCATGGAACAGGATGTACATTTGCTGCTGTCCTAACTGCAGAAATTGCAAAAGGACGTACGCTTGATGACGCTGTACGAATGGCGAAGAAATTCATCACAGCAGCAATCGATGAGCATTTAGAAATCGGATCAGGACACGGACCGACCAATCACTGGGCATTCCGGATGGCAGGGCTTTCAATCCGATGA
- the thiE gene encoding thiamine phosphate synthase, producing the protein MNVNEALKLYLVMGSTNCPRPATDIVKEAIEGGITLFQYREKGEGCLKGDARHALATDLMNLCHGAGIPFIVNDDVQLALDVDADGVHIGQDDGSIEEVRRRIGSKWLGVSTHNVEEARLAVQAGADYIGVGPMFMTKTKADIQEVQGPSVIRMIRDYGIDIPIVGIGGIDVSNMHEVMVAGADGVAVISAISQAENPRASAHAFKTRLRSSKQTCTKHTINHS; encoded by the coding sequence ATGAATGTGAACGAAGCATTGAAGCTTTATTTGGTGATGGGGAGCACGAACTGTCCTCGGCCAGCTACTGACATTGTAAAAGAAGCGATTGAGGGAGGCATAACACTCTTTCAATATCGAGAAAAAGGAGAAGGGTGCCTTAAAGGTGATGCGAGACATGCGCTTGCAACTGACTTGATGAACCTTTGTCACGGTGCAGGTATCCCGTTTATTGTAAATGATGATGTCCAACTCGCATTAGATGTTGATGCCGACGGGGTACATATCGGGCAAGATGATGGTTCAATTGAAGAAGTACGTCGAAGAATTGGTTCAAAGTGGTTAGGGGTATCTACTCATAATGTGGAAGAAGCAAGACTCGCTGTTCAAGCTGGTGCAGACTACATTGGCGTAGGACCGATGTTCATGACGAAAACGAAAGCGGACATTCAAGAAGTCCAGGGACCAAGTGTCATTCGTATGATTCGGGATTATGGTATTGACATACCCATCGTTGGAATCGGTGGAATCGATGTTTCCAATATGCATGAAGTGATGGTTGCCGGAGCAGATGGTGTTGCTGTCATTTCTGCGATCAGCCAAGCTGAGAACCCTAGAGCATCAGCCCATGCGTTTAAAACTAGATTACGTAGTTCTAAACAAACTTGTACAAAACATACAATAAACCATTCATGA
- the rarD gene encoding EamA family transporter RarD: protein MTEIEKKDHAAGIAAGAGAYILWGILPLYWKLIDYVPSEEILAHRMIWSFAFMLIVLLVLRRTKKFVQELKDLISNQKKLVGLTLAAIFITINWYTYIWAVNNNHVVEASLGYYINPLVSVLLGIIVLKERLSFWQIVSFILATIGVLNLTIHFGDVPWVAIALALSFGLYGLLKKMTALGALTGLTIETMLITPIALLYVSFLVKDGTNSFVLSDPSTSMILLGAGIVTAIPLLLFATGANRISLSMIGFLQYFAPTIMLFIGVFLYHETFSQVHLTSFIFIWIALAIFTLGNTKLLARFEPRLSKTKSYNH from the coding sequence ATGACTGAAATAGAAAAGAAAGATCATGCTGCTGGTATTGCCGCAGGAGCTGGAGCCTACATACTATGGGGGATTTTACCTTTATATTGGAAGCTGATCGATTATGTACCTTCCGAGGAGATCCTTGCACACCGCATGATTTGGTCTTTCGCTTTCATGTTAATTGTTTTGTTGGTTTTACGAAGAACAAAGAAGTTCGTCCAAGAGTTGAAGGATTTAATCTCCAATCAAAAGAAATTAGTTGGTTTGACCTTAGCTGCTATATTCATCACGATCAACTGGTACACCTATATTTGGGCGGTCAATAACAACCATGTCGTTGAAGCGAGTTTAGGTTATTATATTAACCCACTCGTCAGTGTCCTCTTAGGCATAATCGTTTTAAAAGAACGCCTTTCATTTTGGCAAATCGTTTCGTTTATCCTAGCAACAATCGGTGTCTTGAACTTAACGATACACTTCGGTGATGTTCCATGGGTCGCGATTGCATTAGCACTCAGCTTCGGTCTTTATGGATTGTTGAAAAAGATGACGGCACTTGGTGCATTGACTGGATTGACAATTGAGACCATGCTGATTACGCCAATTGCGTTGTTATATGTAAGTTTCCTAGTCAAAGATGGTACGAATTCTTTCGTTTTATCGGATCCAAGTACTTCCATGATCTTGTTAGGAGCAGGTATCGTGACTGCCATTCCATTGTTGTTATTCGCAACCGGAGCAAATCGGATTTCGCTATCGATGATTGGGTTTCTACAATACTTTGCCCCGACAATCATGCTCTTTATCGGTGTATTCTTATATCACGAAACATTCTCACAAGTGCATCTCACTTCGTTCATATTCATCTGGATTGCATTAGCGATTTTCACACTTGGAAACACGAAACTATTAGCACGATTTGAACCTAGACTTTCAAAAACAAAATCATACAACCACTAA
- a CDS encoding TIGR02206 family membrane protein, with translation MNSVFQPEHQKNFIIFSMSHLFMIALMFLVILTFIVFRQSLRSNGKVRYMIRWGFFSVLILSEASYQIWSVVHAVWDPRFQLPLQLCSISSFVVLYFLLKPTPSRFQLVYFIALLPPLLAIITPDLLYNSPHYRFFQFFIHHISLVSVVFFYIIVEKFRPKFKSILIAFMFINLIALPISFVNQSIGSNYMFLEGPPSSNTLLSLFGTGYSYLIKLEIVTITAFFLTYVPFLLKNLHIKHERKNDFNL, from the coding sequence ATGAATTCAGTATTCCAGCCAGAGCATCAAAAGAATTTCATTATCTTTTCCATGTCTCATCTTTTTATGATTGCGCTCATGTTCTTAGTCATATTAACTTTCATAGTGTTTAGGCAATCATTGAGAAGTAATGGGAAGGTGCGTTACATGATTAGATGGGGCTTCTTTTCTGTACTCATCCTTTCCGAGGCAAGCTATCAAATTTGGAGTGTCGTCCATGCAGTATGGGATCCTCGATTTCAGCTCCCTCTTCAGCTCTGTTCAATTAGCTCATTCGTTGTGCTTTATTTCTTACTGAAACCAACTCCTTCTAGGTTCCAGCTTGTTTACTTTATCGCCTTACTACCGCCATTGTTAGCGATTATTACGCCAGATTTATTGTACAATAGTCCGCATTATCGCTTCTTCCAATTTTTCATCCATCATATATCTTTAGTTAGCGTTGTTTTCTTTTACATTATCGTTGAAAAATTTCGCCCAAAGTTCAAATCAATTCTAATCGCATTTATGTTCATCAATCTTATCGCTTTACCAATATCATTCGTCAATCAATCAATTGGTTCCAATTATATGTTCCTTGAAGGTCCACCTTCATCAAATACATTACTAAGTCTGTTCGGCACTGGTTACTCGTATTTAATTAAATTGGAGATTGTAACAATCACTGCATTCTTCTTGACCTACGTACCATTTTTACTTAAGAATTTGCATATAAAACACGAACGAAAAAATGATTTCAATTTGTAA